The following are encoded in a window of Sminthopsis crassicaudata isolate SCR6 chromosome 3, ASM4859323v1, whole genome shotgun sequence genomic DNA:
- the LOC141564468 gene encoding uncharacterized protein LOC141564468 isoform X1 produces MESPESPSTDELEHRKKVTETTSKENTPEKESSHEGKSEKLNSADHCSSTCGESESQEKNQGVMYEKNLRSRKIQIGNSTNKDKEYEKALRRYYKDCEVEKLYKCKECGKTFTRKSRIIRHQKIHTGEKPYKCDECGKAFMESSTLILHQRIHTKEKPYKCNECGKAFTQNSTLVMHQRIHTGEKPYKCNECGKAFSQSSNLIVHQKTHIGEKPYKCNECGKAFTQNSTLVKHQRIHTGEKPYRCEECGRAFTQYSTLLKHQRVHNGEKPYKCFECGKGFSESSTLIIHQIIHTGEKSYKCNQCGKSFIQSSNLIVHQKIHTGEKPYKCKECGKAFTQSSDLFKHHRIHTGEKPYKCDECGKAFIQSSLLIRHKMIHTGEKPYKCNECGKAFSRSSNLIVHQKIHSGEKHLVKNMEKPSCDIKQEKNPTDEEPF; encoded by the coding sequence AGTTGGAACATAGAAAAAAGGTCACAGAGACAACTTCAAAAGAAAATACCCCTGAAAAAGAATCATCCCATGAAGGAAAGTCTGAGAAGCTCAACAGTGCTGATCATTGCTCATCTACTTGTGGGGAAAGTGAGAGCCAGGAAAAGAATCAGGGGGTGATGTACGAAAAGAATTTGAGAAGCAGGAAGATTCAAATTGGAAACAGCACTAATAAAGATAAGGAATATGAGAAAGCCTTGAGGCGATATTACAAGGACTGTGAGGTCGAGAAGCTTtataaatgtaaagaatgtgggaaaacattcACTCGCAAGTCAAGAATTATTCGACATCAGAAGATTCACACTGGGGAGAAGCCGTATAAATGTGATGAGTGTGGGAAAGCTTTCATGGAGAGCTCAACTCTTATtttacatcagagaattcacactaaagagaagccttataaatgtaatgaatgtgggaaagctttcacTCAAAATTCAACACTTGTAATgcaccagagaattcacactggagagaaaccatataaatgtaatgagtgtgggaaaGCTTTCAGTCAGAGCTCAAATCTTATCGTACATCAGAAGACTCATattggagagaagccttataaatgtaatgaatgtgggaaagccttcactCAAAATTCAACTCTTGTTAAGCaccagagaatccatactggagagaaaccctatagATGTGAGGAGTGTGGGAGAGCCTTCACTCAATACTCAACCCTTCTCAAGCACCAGAGAGTTCATaatggagagaagccttataaatgtttCGAATGTGGGAAAGGCTTCAGTGAAAGTTCAACTCTTATCATACACCAGATAATTCATACCGGAGAGAAGTCTTACAAATGCAACCAGTGTGGGAAATCCTTCATTCAGAGCTCAAACCTTATTGTCCATCAGAAGATCCATAcgggagagaagccttataaatgtaaagaatgtgggaaagccttcactCAAAGCTCGGACCTTTTCAAACATCacagaattcatactggagagaagccttacaagtgtgatgaatgtgggaaagctttcatTCAGAGTTCACTGCTTATTAGGCATAAGATGATTCACAccggagagaagccttataaatgcaatgaatgtgggaaagccttcagtcGGAGTTCAAACCTCATTGTACATCAGAAgattcattctggagagaaacatCTTGTAAAAAACATGGAAAAGCCTTCTTGTGATatcaagcaagaaaaaaatcccacTGATGAAGaacctttttaa